The Mycolicibacterium brumae DNA window CTGAACACCGGCGCGTAATGCGCGCGGACCGCGACCGACACCGAATCCAGCTGCAGCACCTGGATTCTGGAGATCAGCCGACGCAGGTGTGCGCGGGTGACCGGGCCCCGCGGACCAGGCTGGTGGAAGCCCTGCGCGGACAACGCGACCCGTCGGGCCGCGGGCAGAGAGAGATTGGCCGTCACCGCCGGTAGCTCAGGAACCGGTGCCGCAGGCCTGCGGCGCTGCAGCGCCAGTCCCCCGCGACGCAAGTCCAGGATTCGTCGAGGCGCGGGGCCAGCGCGTCGCCGGCGCGGGCCGGCAGGTCGAGGTCGACCTCGGTGACCTCGCACCGGGTCGCCAGTGGCAGCGCGAGCCGGTAGATCTCGGCGCCGCCCATCACCCAGGCGTCGTCGTCGAGCGCATCAGCGAGGGAGGTCAGCACCTCCGCGCCGTCGGCGCGATAGTCGGGCGCCCGGGTGAGCACCACATTGCGCCGGCCGGGCAGCGGGCGCACCGAGGCGGGCAGCGACTCCCAGGTCCGCCGGCCCATCACCACGGTGTGCCCGACGGTGAGCTCCTTGAAGTGGGCCAGGTCCTCCGGCAGCCGCCATGGGATGTCGCCGTCGCGGCCGATCACCCCGGACGGGACGGCCTGGGCCCAGATCAGGCTGAGCACGCTAGACCGCCACCGGGGCCTTGATCGCCGGGTGTGGCTGGTAGTCGCGGATCTCGACGTCGTCGTAGACGTAGTCGAAGATCGAGTCGCGTGGGGCGAGCACCAGCTGCGGGTAGGGCCGCGGCGCCCGGGACAGCTGCTCGGTGACCTGCTCGACGTGGTTGTCGTAGATATGGCAGTCCCCACCGGTCCAGATGAACTCCCCCACTTCCAGGCCCGCCTGCGCGGCCATCATGTGGGTGAGCAGCGCGTAGCTGGCGATATTGAACGGCACGCCCAGGAACAGGTCCGCGCTGCGCTGGTAGAGCTGGCAGCTGAGTTTGCCGTCGGCGACGTAGAACTGGAAGAAGGCGTGGCACGGCGGCAGCGCCATCTGCGGAATCTCCCCGACGTTCCACGCCGAGA harbors:
- a CDS encoding dihydrofolate reductase, encoding MLSLIWAQAVPSGVIGRDGDIPWRLPEDLAHFKELTVGHTVVMGRRTWESLPASVRPLPGRRNVVLTRAPDYRADGAEVLTSLADALDDDAWVMGGAEIYRLALPLATRCEVTEVDLDLPARAGDALAPRLDESWTCVAGDWRCSAAGLRHRFLSYRR